One genomic segment of Catalinimonas alkaloidigena includes these proteins:
- the polA gene encoding DNA polymerase I — protein MNSSKKKLFLLDAMALIYRAHFAFSKNPRINSKGVNTSAAFGFTNTLFEVLTKEKPTHIAVAFDTSAPTFRHKQFEAYKANRQEQPEDIRVAIPIVKDIVRAFDIPVLELDGYEADDIIGTIAKRASCEEFTVYMMTPDKDYAQLVEDCVFLYKPAFMGNGVEILGVPEVLKKFDIERVEQVTDILGLQGDSVDNIPGIPGVGAKTAVKLLKQFGSVEGVVENADQLKGKQKEKVIEFGQQGILSKELATIKIDVPVDFDAEMFSYNGPDEEAVRKIFQELEFRALTRRVLGSPAEQAANTNGQTSLFEEAAQSIAEQPTDLKSITEVVHDYQLIDTAEKRKELVRELEKQEAFCFDTETDSLDPLTTELVGLAFSFQKGTAFYVAVPEGREEIQAIVNEFKPLLEDQKKLKIAQNLKFDMLVLRKYGVEIQGAIFDTMIAHYLIDPETGHGMDVMAENYLKYKPVSIESLIGKKGKKQGNMRDIPAEEITEYAGEDADITLQLKETFSKEIEKDSKLRKLFYEMELPLIPVLAAMEYEGVRIDTSALEELSADLSKELVEIEKEIFEVAGTEFNIGSPKQLGEVLFDKMKLVDKPKKTKSGQYATGENILSALATEHEIARRILDFREVLKLKNTYVDALPKLISDYDGRIHTSYNQAVTSTGRLSSTNPNLQNIPIRTPKGQLIRKAFVPRNEDYLLMSADYSQVELRIMASFSRDESMMEAFRLGRDIHATTAAKIFDVKLEEVTAEMRRKAKTANFGIIYGVSAFGLAQQLSIPRGEASEIIKAYFKEFPSIKNYMDAAIKQAREKEYVETIRGRRRYLRDINSRNPTVRGYAERNAINAPIQGTAADMIKLAMVNIHHWMEKEKLKSSMIMQVHDELIFDVHQSETERVKEKVVELMKDALPLEVPMEVEADIAKNWLEAH, from the coding sequence ATGAATTCAAGCAAAAAAAAACTCTTTTTACTGGATGCAATGGCACTGATTTACCGGGCACATTTTGCCTTCAGTAAAAATCCACGCATCAATTCAAAAGGAGTGAATACCAGTGCAGCTTTTGGTTTCACAAATACGCTCTTTGAAGTACTTACCAAAGAAAAGCCAACGCATATCGCAGTAGCTTTTGATACCAGTGCGCCTACATTCAGGCATAAGCAATTTGAAGCCTATAAAGCCAACCGTCAGGAACAGCCGGAAGACATCAGGGTAGCTATTCCTATTGTCAAAGATATTGTCAGGGCTTTTGATATTCCTGTATTAGAACTGGATGGTTATGAGGCAGATGATATTATTGGCACCATTGCCAAAAGGGCATCCTGCGAGGAGTTTACGGTATATATGATGACGCCGGATAAGGACTATGCACAGCTGGTAGAAGATTGTGTTTTTCTCTACAAGCCTGCCTTTATGGGCAATGGGGTAGAAATACTGGGCGTGCCGGAAGTATTGAAAAAGTTTGACATTGAACGGGTAGAGCAGGTCACTGATATCTTAGGGCTGCAAGGCGATTCGGTAGATAATATTCCCGGCATACCAGGAGTAGGAGCCAAGACTGCCGTAAAACTATTAAAACAATTTGGTTCGGTAGAAGGAGTAGTTGAAAATGCCGATCAGCTCAAAGGTAAGCAGAAGGAAAAAGTGATTGAGTTTGGTCAGCAAGGAATACTTTCTAAAGAGCTGGCGACGATCAAGATTGATGTACCGGTAGATTTTGATGCGGAGATGTTTAGCTACAATGGACCCGATGAGGAAGCGGTACGCAAAATTTTTCAGGAGCTGGAGTTCCGGGCGCTAACCCGCAGAGTACTGGGATCCCCTGCTGAGCAGGCAGCGAATACTAACGGACAAACCAGCCTTTTTGAAGAAGCCGCCCAAAGCATCGCTGAACAGCCTACAGACCTGAAAAGCATTACCGAAGTAGTACACGACTACCAACTGATAGATACAGCAGAAAAACGGAAAGAACTGGTACGGGAATTAGAAAAGCAGGAAGCTTTTTGCTTTGATACCGAGACGGATAGCCTGGACCCTCTTACCACTGAACTGGTAGGTTTGGCATTCTCCTTCCAAAAAGGAACTGCTTTTTACGTGGCGGTTCCGGAAGGTCGGGAAGAAATACAAGCCATTGTTAATGAGTTTAAGCCTTTGCTTGAGGATCAGAAAAAACTAAAAATTGCCCAGAACCTGAAGTTTGATATGCTGGTGCTTAGGAAGTACGGTGTAGAGATTCAGGGAGCTATTTTTGATACTATGATTGCCCATTACCTGATAGATCCGGAAACCGGGCATGGTATGGATGTGATGGCAGAAAACTACCTCAAGTACAAACCTGTCTCTATAGAAAGCCTGATCGGGAAGAAAGGGAAAAAGCAGGGCAATATGCGGGATATTCCTGCCGAAGAGATAACTGAATATGCCGGAGAAGATGCAGACATTACGTTGCAGCTAAAAGAAACTTTCAGTAAGGAGATAGAGAAGGACAGTAAGCTCAGGAAGCTGTTTTATGAGATGGAGCTTCCTCTTATTCCGGTATTGGCTGCAATGGAATACGAGGGCGTGCGAATTGATACATCCGCACTGGAAGAACTTTCGGCAGACCTTAGCAAAGAACTGGTTGAAATAGAAAAAGAGATTTTTGAAGTAGCAGGCACAGAATTCAATATCGGATCGCCCAAGCAACTGGGAGAGGTGCTTTTTGATAAAATGAAGCTGGTAGATAAGCCCAAAAAGACCAAGTCAGGGCAGTATGCTACTGGTGAGAACATACTTTCGGCACTAGCTACCGAGCATGAGATTGCCCGACGAATTCTGGACTTCAGAGAAGTACTTAAGCTCAAAAACACTTATGTAGATGCCCTGCCCAAACTGATCAGTGACTACGATGGACGTATTCACACTTCTTACAATCAGGCGGTAACTTCTACCGGAAGGCTAAGTTCTACCAATCCCAACTTACAAAACATTCCTATCCGTACGCCTAAAGGTCAGCTCATCCGTAAGGCCTTCGTACCCCGCAATGAAGATTATCTGCTGATGTCGGCCGACTATTCTCAGGTAGAGCTGCGTATTATGGCTTCTTTCTCCAGAGATGAAAGTATGATGGAGGCTTTTCGCCTGGGCAGAGATATACATGCGACTACGGCTGCCAAGATTTTTGATGTGAAACTGGAAGAAGTTACCGCTGAAATGAGGCGCAAAGCCAAAACGGCTAACTTTGGAATTATATATGGTGTGTCGGCTTTTGGCCTGGCCCAGCAACTCAGCATTCCTCGTGGCGAAGCTTCTGAAATTATCAAGGCTTACTTTAAGGAATTTCCCAGCATCAAAAATTATATGGACGCTGCCATCAAGCAGGCAAGAGAGAAAGAATATGTAGAAACCATTAGAGGACGCCGCCGTTATCTGCGCGATATCAATTCGCGTAACCCTACAGTGCGAGGCTATGCAGAACGAAATGCCATCAACGCTCCTATACAGGGCACTGCCGCCGACATGATTAAGCTTGCCATGGTCAACATCCACCACTGGATGGAGAAAGAAAAGCTCAAGTCCAGCATGATTATGCAGGTACATGACGAACTGATTTTTGATGTGCATCAGTCCGAAACGGAGAGGGTAAAGGAGAAGGTAGTAGAGCTGATGAAAGACGCACTACCGCTGGAAGTCCCTATGGAGGTAGAAGCTGACATTGCTAAAAACTGGTTGGAAGCTCATTAA
- a CDS encoding pyridoxal-phosphate dependent enzyme, producing the protein MRPTFQEIQKAARRIAPLIHRTPVLRSESVNSMAGTQLYFKCENFQKAGAFKMRGAANAVLSLSDEEAQRGVATHSSGNHGQALAKAAQSRGIKAYIVMPETAPSVKKKAVAGYGAEIIMCKPTLQAREDTLAEVVEKTGAAFIHPYNDERVICGQGTAAMELIEEMGELDIVMAPVGGGGLLSGTAITTKAMLPQAQVIAGEPKGADDAYRSLQAGKIIPSESPNTIADGLLTSLGSKTFPIIQELVSEIITVSDEEIIAALRLIWERMKIIVEPSCAVPLAAVLQQKEKFVGKRVGIILTGGNVDLETLLNKL; encoded by the coding sequence ATGCGACCTACATTTCAAGAAATACAAAAAGCTGCCCGGCGCATTGCGCCATTGATCCACCGTACGCCAGTATTGCGCAGCGAAAGTGTAAATAGTATGGCGGGGACACAACTTTATTTTAAGTGCGAAAACTTCCAGAAAGCCGGCGCCTTTAAGATGCGCGGCGCAGCGAATGCTGTGCTTTCGTTGAGCGATGAAGAAGCTCAACGAGGCGTAGCTACCCATTCATCAGGTAATCACGGACAGGCACTGGCAAAAGCAGCGCAAAGCCGTGGCATCAAAGCTTATATCGTAATGCCGGAAACCGCCCCTTCTGTCAAGAAAAAGGCAGTCGCAGGTTATGGGGCTGAGATTATCATGTGCAAGCCTACTTTACAGGCACGGGAAGATACACTGGCTGAAGTGGTAGAAAAAACCGGAGCAGCTTTTATCCATCCCTACAATGACGAGCGTGTCATCTGTGGACAGGGCACGGCTGCCATGGAACTTATAGAAGAAATGGGGGAGCTGGATATTGTTATGGCGCCCGTAGGCGGAGGGGGCTTGCTCAGTGGAACAGCCATTACAACTAAAGCTATGTTACCTCAGGCTCAGGTAATCGCGGGTGAACCCAAAGGGGCCGATGATGCGTATCGTTCCTTACAAGCAGGTAAGATTATTCCTTCAGAATCACCTAATACAATAGCCGATGGTTTGCTGACTTCACTGGGGAGCAAGACTTTTCCCATTATTCAGGAATTAGTGTCGGAGATCATTACGGTAAGTGATGAGGAAATTATAGCGGCCCTAAGGTTGATCTGGGAGAGAATGAAAATCATTGTGGAGCCATCATGTGCGGTTCCTCTGGCAGCAGTGCTACAACAGAAAGAGAAATTTGTCGGTAAAAGAGTCGGTATTATTCTGACAGGAGGCAATGTAGACCTGGAAACCTTACTGAATAAGTTATAG
- a CDS encoding phosphoribosylglycinamide formyltransferase, with the protein MKNIAVFASGSGTNAEEIFKKFQNHSYARVRLLLSNNPKAGVITRAANYNIQVCVFDKSILFHTDDIITTLKEAEIDLVVLAGFMLKIPENILKAYPNRIVNIHPALLPKYGGKGMYGRHVHEAVVAAKEKQSGISIHLCNEHYDEGKMILQVSCDLSENDSPEDVAAKVQKLEHKHYPEVVEELVLKLD; encoded by the coding sequence ATGAAAAACATAGCAGTATTTGCATCAGGTAGTGGTACTAATGCAGAGGAGATATTTAAGAAATTCCAAAACCATTCTTACGCCCGGGTGCGGTTGCTGCTCTCTAATAATCCCAAAGCCGGTGTCATTACGAGAGCTGCCAATTATAATATTCAGGTGTGCGTTTTTGATAAAAGCATACTTTTTCATACCGATGATATTATCACTACCCTGAAAGAGGCTGAAATTGATTTGGTAGTGTTAGCAGGTTTTATGCTCAAAATTCCTGAAAATATTTTAAAGGCCTATCCTAACCGAATTGTCAATATCCACCCTGCGCTTTTACCCAAGTACGGAGGAAAAGGCATGTACGGCAGACATGTACACGAAGCAGTAGTAGCAGCTAAAGAAAAGCAGTCGGGCATATCTATCCACTTGTGTAATGAGCATTATGATGAAGGCAAAATGATTCTGCAGGTGAGTTGCGATTTATCAGAAAATGACAGCCCGGAAGACGTAGCTGCCAAAGTTCAGAAGCTGGAACATAAACATTATCCTGAGGTAGTAGAAGAATTGGTATTGAAACTGGATTGA
- the purH gene encoding bifunctional phosphoribosylaminoimidazolecarboxamide formyltransferase/IMP cyclohydrolase → MMSKKINAALISVYYKENLAPIVKLLDEYGVKLYSTGGTQKFIEEQGAEVTAVEDLTGYPSILGGRVKTLHPKVFGGILSRRDDEGDAKQVQEYEIPPIDLVIVDLYPFEETVASGAAEADIIEKIDIGGIALIRAAAKNFKDVLIVSSRQQYSALEQLLKDKEGSTELDDRRQFAMQAFSQSSRYDTAIFQYFSGATNSEASAAASFDKAKLPVKPLRYGENPHQEAAFYGQLEDMLEQLNGKELSFNNLVDIDAAVDLIEEFEDETAFAILKHTNACGCATGASVKEAYQKAFAADTVSAFGGVLITNAEVDLAAAEEMNSLFFEVLIAPSFSDEALELLSKKKKRVLLKKKTDKSSQKQFKTLLNGVIEQDRDLKTDSLEDLKVVTKRATTDEENEALLFASKICKHTKSNTIVLANKGQLLSSGVGQTSRVDALKQAIEKAKHFGFELNGAVMASDAFFPFPDCVEIAKQEGINAVIQPGGSIKDQDSIDYCDGHGMAMVFTGFRHFKH, encoded by the coding sequence ATCATGAGCAAAAAGATCAATGCTGCACTTATTTCTGTGTATTATAAAGAAAACCTGGCTCCTATAGTTAAGCTGCTGGATGAGTATGGTGTAAAGCTGTATTCTACCGGGGGCACACAAAAGTTTATTGAGGAACAAGGAGCAGAGGTAACTGCAGTAGAAGACCTCACCGGTTATCCTTCTATTTTGGGAGGAAGAGTGAAGACGCTGCACCCTAAAGTGTTTGGCGGTATCCTATCACGTAGAGATGACGAAGGTGATGCTAAGCAGGTACAGGAGTACGAAATTCCTCCCATTGACCTGGTGATTGTGGATTTATATCCTTTTGAGGAAACGGTAGCTTCCGGTGCTGCTGAAGCAGACATCATTGAAAAAATTGATATTGGCGGCATTGCTTTGATCAGAGCGGCAGCTAAAAATTTTAAAGATGTATTGATTGTCTCTTCCCGCCAGCAATATAGTGCCCTGGAGCAATTACTAAAAGACAAGGAAGGTAGCACTGAGCTGGACGATCGCCGTCAGTTCGCAATGCAGGCTTTTTCCCAAAGTTCCCGCTACGATACGGCTATCTTCCAGTACTTTAGTGGGGCTACTAATAGTGAGGCAAGTGCAGCAGCCAGCTTCGATAAAGCAAAACTACCGGTAAAGCCATTGCGCTATGGAGAAAACCCTCACCAGGAAGCCGCCTTCTATGGTCAGTTGGAAGATATGCTGGAGCAACTGAATGGGAAAGAATTATCTTTTAACAATTTGGTAGATATAGACGCGGCAGTGGATCTGATAGAAGAATTTGAGGATGAGACTGCTTTTGCCATCCTCAAGCATACCAATGCCTGTGGCTGTGCTACCGGAGCCAGCGTAAAGGAAGCGTATCAGAAAGCATTTGCGGCAGATACTGTTTCTGCTTTCGGAGGGGTATTGATCACCAATGCTGAAGTAGACCTGGCAGCGGCTGAAGAAATGAATAGCCTCTTCTTTGAAGTGCTCATTGCTCCTTCATTTTCTGATGAAGCCTTAGAACTCCTGAGCAAAAAGAAAAAAAGAGTATTGCTGAAGAAGAAAACAGACAAATCTTCTCAAAAGCAATTTAAGACGCTGCTGAACGGAGTTATTGAGCAGGACCGTGATCTAAAAACTGATAGCCTGGAAGATCTGAAAGTAGTGACCAAACGCGCTACTACTGACGAAGAGAATGAAGCTTTGCTGTTTGCCAGCAAAATATGCAAGCATACCAAGTCCAATACGATAGTCCTTGCTAACAAAGGACAGCTGCTATCCAGCGGAGTAGGACAGACTTCAAGAGTAGATGCGCTGAAGCAGGCGATTGAGAAAGCCAAGCACTTTGGGTTTGAGCTTAATGGTGCGGTGATGGCTTCAGATGCCTTCTTTCCCTTTCCGGATTGTGTAGAAATCGCTAAGCAGGAAGGTATCAATGCCGTGATTCAGCCGGGAGGCTCAATCAAAGATCAGGACTCTATTGATTACTGTGATGGCCATGGTATGGCCATGGTGTTTACTGGCTTCCGCCACTTTAAACACTAA
- a CDS encoding glycosyltransferase family 4 protein: MITDFLNTPLVSLSVASIFAFIIVSVTIPVIVRVAMEKHLMEEPNGRSSHAQKTPNFGGIAIFASVVMTFLLATPETASSALNIHLIIPSLVILFFIGLKDDILVIDPYKKLLAQILAAALLIYFTDIRISNLFGILGTYEISYIPSFVITLFVIVVIINAYNLIDGIDGLAAGIGIVAALTFGIYFYLAGIYWAAVLAAVLIGSLLAFIRFNFSEENKIFMGDSGSLIVGFILSLFAVKFIQHNEVLNNVYIPNAPTIAILILAVPLFDTLRVFTHRIAGGIGPFVADRNHIHHFIIDNGFSHLSATLLLSLCSIAVVSISCYFFSQSSVSYSFTGLIVTFILYSLIIRRDVIVKKPYINEELLRKKRRSTVGQS, encoded by the coding sequence ATGATTACCGACTTTTTGAATACCCCATTGGTTTCATTGTCAGTTGCCTCAATCTTTGCTTTTATCATTGTTTCTGTTACAATACCTGTTATTGTGAGAGTAGCGATGGAAAAACACCTGATGGAAGAGCCCAATGGAAGAAGCTCTCATGCACAGAAAACACCCAACTTTGGTGGAATTGCCATTTTTGCTTCCGTGGTGATGACCTTTCTGCTTGCTACTCCCGAAACTGCTTCCAGTGCGCTCAATATTCACCTTATCATTCCTTCTCTGGTTATTCTTTTCTTTATTGGCTTAAAAGACGATATACTAGTCATTGACCCCTATAAAAAACTGCTGGCACAGATACTGGCGGCAGCCCTGTTGATATATTTTACTGACATACGGATAAGCAACTTATTCGGAATATTAGGGACCTACGAAATCTCTTATATTCCCAGCTTTGTCATTACGCTATTTGTAATTGTAGTCATTATCAATGCCTATAATCTGATTGATGGTATAGATGGCCTGGCAGCAGGTATAGGCATAGTTGCGGCCCTTACTTTTGGCATTTACTTTTATCTGGCAGGTATTTACTGGGCGGCCGTACTGGCAGCGGTACTAATTGGTTCTCTTCTTGCTTTCATCCGTTTCAACTTCTCAGAAGAAAATAAAATTTTCATGGGTGATAGTGGTTCGTTGATTGTAGGTTTTATTCTTTCTCTTTTTGCTGTAAAATTTATTCAACATAATGAGGTATTGAATAATGTCTATATTCCCAATGCACCTACCATTGCCATTTTGATTCTTGCAGTACCTCTTTTTGATACGCTTAGGGTATTCACTCATAGAATTGCCGGCGGAATAGGCCCGTTTGTGGCTGACAGAAACCACATTCACCATTTTATCATAGACAATGGGTTCAGTCATCTCAGCGCAACCCTGCTGCTTTCTTTATGTAGTATTGCGGTAGTGAGCATCAGTTGCTATTTCTTTTCGCAGTCCTCTGTCTCATACTCTTTCACCGGGCTGATCGTTACTTTCATACTTTATTCATTGATCATCAGAAGGGACGTGATCGTCAAGAAGCCCTACATCAATGAAGAACTTCTTCGTAAGAAAAGACGCAGTACAGTAGGGCAATCATAA